A genome region from Nitrospirota bacterium includes the following:
- a CDS encoding MerR family transcriptional regulator — MQKAPAKKLGDAGASYPDKLFYKIGEVSKIAGVEPYVLRYWESEFPLLRPRKSKSGQRIYVKKDLELVLRIRDMLYRDRYTIEGVRKRLSEGGAPRGGEAAPKAVHSPEDALQHVKNRLRDILKQLS; from the coding sequence ATGCAGAAGGCCCCGGCCAAGAAGCTCGGGGACGCCGGCGCGTCCTATCCCGACAAGCTTTTCTACAAGATAGGGGAAGTGAGCAAGATTGCCGGGGTGGAGCCCTACGTGCTGCGGTACTGGGAGAGCGAGTTTCCGCTGCTGAGGCCGCGGAAGAGCAAGTCGGGCCAGCGGATATACGTGAAGAAGGACCTGGAGCTGGTCCTGAGGATACGGGACATGCTGTACAGGGACCGCTACACCATCGAGGGCGTCCGCAAGAGGTTGAGCGAGGGCGGAGCCCCCCGGGGTGGCGAAGCGGCACCGAAAGCTGTCCACTCGCCTGAAGACGCTTTGCAGCACGTCAAGAACAGGCTCCGGGACATACTGAAACAGCTTTCCTGA
- a CDS encoding integration host factor subunit alpha, translating into MTKADLVEIVFEKVGLSKKEAQDIIEIIFDTIRQAFVEGESVKIPGFGTFNVRDKAPRRGRNPQTGEELEITPRRVLTFKASNQLKDSIEKEP; encoded by the coding sequence ATGACGAAAGCGGACCTTGTGGAGATTGTTTTCGAGAAGGTTGGCCTCTCGAAGAAGGAGGCTCAGGATATCATCGAAATCATCTTCGATACGATAAGGCAGGCGTTTGTCGAAGGCGAGTCGGTGAAAATACCCGGATTCGGCACCTTTAACGTCCGGGACAAGGCGCCCCGGAGAGGACGCAACCCCCAGACGGGGGAGGAGCTGGAGATTACCCCGCGCCGGGTGCTCACCTTCAAGGCCAGCAACCAGCTCAAAGACAGCATAGAGAAGGAGCCGTAG